Genomic segment of Arachis hypogaea cultivar Tifrunner chromosome 16, arahy.Tifrunner.gnm2.J5K5, whole genome shotgun sequence:
agaaggttcctccaagccagatgaaggtgcctcctccccctccaagaagaaggacaaagggaaggagccaatgaactaaagatgaagctgctcaaggttgttgagtcccatggttgacatttTCTAAATTCTGAAATCTTGTTTAAgcttttgctttgtttactttttaaataaataatcatgctaggatagtttgtgttttatgcttagttttaattcctgtttgaagtctttatgagttttttttacaagaaagaaaatgccatgtatttcaagtcttcatttcaacataaataaaagtagagcttgtctccataagagttattatgagttgtgcaaaaacatcaagagagaccaaggccaatagagatcatcaaacaaactaaggaataagaaactaagtgtagaacattggatgaaataaaaagaaattgagtCATGGAaagcaactagtcctagaaggtataacaagGGAAGGTTAAAGGGTGTTCCtggaatatccatagaaccaagaggtagtaagcaataaaggcccaaggctctgagcatcaactactggatagaaaaaaaaagaaacattaaaaagctcaaaaagaactagagatcttagtagatgcttgtggtgaagttgtgtcaagaagagacctgggcaagtaaattcttaagggtgtctcaacacctagtatcctaaaaccaactggtttgggagtgctaactgaaagcctaattaaagggttgtcttgagacaaaacgcttagagtcgtggtcaaagAAGCAAAACAatccttactacttcaaggtgacaatcaatagaaaggacccctaaagcctatacttgaaagaaccctcaaggatccaagagTTTTTTGtgacattaaaacattcatacatgtgttgaaTACTTAGTCttactcttagttgtattgcaATCACTCAAAGCCAAGGTCTCAAGTTATAAAGgcttactcacattgatttgcttgggacaagcaaagcttaagtttggtgttgtgatgacttgcatcatctacccttctttcttgcataaagatgACCATAAAAGAgtataaatctcatttgatcagtacaattcatgcattatttgatgaatattatggtacactactttgagatgatttgtgctaaatttcaggtgaaaaaggcataaaaaatgggtagaagacaaacaagaagctggacGTGTGAAATTGGCGTGCCATTTGGGAGCAAATGTCATGAAAAtacactggcgtggcacgccaggaactaggcatggcacgccagtactaaagtccagagaagaagtccaagcatgcatgaaggcgtggcacgccagggactgggcgtggcacgctaatacatttttccagagagctacaatggaggacacaaaaggggcgtggcacgcctgacccaCTAACTACTATGGGCGTAccacttgaaggattgggcgtggcacgccaactcaccattccaagaagaacctccactatggcgtgccacttggtgtcgaaggcgtggcacgccagctccaagaagtcacttgggcatgccacttgagaacccaggcgtggcacgccaagcctgaAGAGTTCACGaatccatgggcgtgccacttgaacagcatggcatggcacgctggtacaataatccagagaaggggctgaaggcaattgaagactgggcgtgccacttggtatcgaaggcgtggcacgccaactcaagcatgtcactatggcgtgccacttgaatgctgaggcgtggcatgccaactattggaaccaagacaagatcatgggcgtggcacgctggtataagtttccagggaggatgaaggaggccaattacatggggcgtgccacttggtatcgaaggcgtggcacgccactcaccattattcacttaggcgtgccacttgaggaaccaggcgtggcacgccagtgtcattcagagagcaaagaagcattggggcgtgccacttgagtttgtggcgtggcacgccaaacagaggaaccactcactcacaaaaggggcgtggcacgccagaccctgggcgtgccacgccagaccctgggcgtgccacgctagtgcaactttccagagaagcttagccaagcataaagcaagggcgtggcacgccagaccctgggcatggcacgccagttcaagtttccagaggcaaagaaaggtGGAAAAGggcaaggggcgtgccacttgagttcgaaggtgtggcacgccaacacaaaaATTCCACTATgatgtgccacttgagttcgaaggcgtggcacgccaaggttgatagagagatgagcgtgccacttgaaggattgggcgtggcacgccaagctaaaaatgaagggcacgtgacacgccagtaaagcgccagccacacgccatctaggaagtcacgcttattgagtgtttttttttcctccaaaatgtaatttttcttttttacttttgtaattcttttattttactaggagtagtataaatacccccaaggagtactgaagagggggttaagcagtcagttttggatccacttttacacttcacttttgagtactttttgagctatgagtagctaacttccctctcattgagagagggagctctgttgtacttgatggattgataatagtgaaatgcttcttctcttcattttctctttgattttctagaaggaatttggttcttaatgcttagcattattatcttgggaaagaggttgaatgcaattgggtttcatggaaccttgggaaaggaaacatgaaaccatgcttgaaatcccttctcacacttgagtagaatctgggttttggtgtttggatatgtgacatataatcctccctctacttggacctataatggtgtgtggtataatcagggaccaagcatatctctcttcataagcaattagaccaaggaattggctattgatcaagatctgagagattgagtcaccaagggattggggctcaatcaatcatgattgccaagaggtcaatgagttgcatgattgaagaggatataagctagatttgatccaaagagacaacatctcccaatctcaatgaattttcccattcttatctatccatttctttatagcttaattttacattcagcaattctccattcccatttacattcaagtcatttatgattctgcactttacattctgccatttatatttctgcactttattgcttttctttatattctaatcatttacatttatgtcatttacaattctgcacttcacaatcctattgatccgcttgactaactcatcaattaattaaaactgctcgaatttgccaatctctgtggatacgatcccactctactgtgggttattacttgacgataattttggtgcgcttgccaaaagaactaattcaccgaTTTTTGAATGGGGGTGTGAATTGGATTCATCAATTAGTTATATCAAATTATATAGGAGTTAGTTAGAATTGTTTAGCTATATATATTAGACGGTTAGTATTATAATGTGTGTGACTAATCATTATTGcagatttcattttttattctacTCTCAGTTTTCTCTGGTTCAGTATGCCCCTCGCCATGATTATACGCAACTTTCCACACATATAACAACTTGATTAACTATTTTGCTTGATTATaaagttttattaaaattagtaccTTACGATTTAAAAGTCTCTCTATAACTAAAGAATGAACGTATTCTTAGACCATTATAAAACATaactaacaaatattatttttttataaagaataatttatacgtatatttacatatatttttatacctacatttatcaaaattttatatacataaattaatataatttatactcATATTATTTAGAgtttacacataaattaataaaatttattttttaaaaataatttaatattcataataattaaataataatcaaaactaCTAAAATGTCCTGCGTAACCGTTgtctgtattaattttttttttcaggctAATTGTCAAAAAATTGCGCAGATGCTTTGACATTAACAAGCTACCGCCACGTTGACAGCCACTCAAGATTTGTGTCACGTGGCCGATACTTCTAGCATACCCCGGAAACATTTGCTACCGTTCCAGCACTTTCTAGTTTCCTTCTCCAACCATTCCAGACACTCAGAcaacttatatatataaaacaactCACCACAAAACTGTCAATAACACGCAGTGCAGAGCATCACAAATCATTGTAACACAGAAACTATTGAAGAAAAGGAGCGATCAATTAATAGAAAAGATGAAGCCGATCGATGACAGGCAAGAGAAAGTGACGATTCGAGCGGTTAGTCGCGACGAAGAAGGAAGGAAGAAGGTGGAGAAGACCGAACTCGAAACGCACAACGTGGACACCGTCAAGTACGTGGAGAAGAAGCTCGTCGACAAGGGCGTACAGCGCATGGAGCGCCATCCTGCTGACGGCATCGGAATCGGGAGGCCGCTGCCTAAGTCCGGCCGTGGAGGGAAGTACACGTGGGAGGGTCCTGCTGACATGGCGGACAACGAGCTCAACGCGGCTCCGGCGGCCATCGACGAGAAGGATCCAAACTATGTTGATGAGGAGGAAGATGTTCTGAGGGAGCTGGTGAAGGGTGAGGTTGAAGTGGCCAAAGCTGCGGAGGATAAAGGTGTTGCTAGGGTTGATGTTGATCCTCGCTTGCAACAGTCTTCTAATAATTAACACTCATCAATATCAATGGTTGATCAATCAATCAATAATTTGTTGCTAATTTCCGGTGTGTGTGTCATGTGATTCTATAGTTTTTTCAGTTTTCGTTTTGCTTTGACTTGGAAGTTGTACTAATATTTACAATACTGCTGGTTAAATGAAATGTGAAGTTCTTTTTCCTACTTGTGAGAATGTTAACgcaagaataaatttaaaaatatattaaatatgagattatgttagatttttaatttttataaataataattaaattttaaaaatatttgagaaCATAAAAATTGAAGTAtaagtatataatttttgtatttatttcttaaatataaaataaagtatttGTCTAATTGTAttgttgaaaatataaatatctctgataaaaaatttattaaattaaatcgaAATACTATTACATTTTACTTCTggagtctaatataaataaagcTCTGCTGTGAAGGTATGAAAAGAAAAggattatacttttttattttattttatttttgttattccaA
This window contains:
- the LOC112754376 gene encoding uncharacterized protein; this translates as MKPIDDRQEKVTIRAVSRDEEGRKKVEKTELETHNVDTVKYVEKKLVDKGVQRMERHPADGIGIGRPLPKSGRGGKYTWEGPADMADNELNAAPAAIDEKDPNYVDEEEDVLRELVKGEVEVAKAAEDKGVARVDVDPRLQQSSNN